TAGTTTTGGTACACACGAATTTTTGGATCTCTGCCAGATGCTCGATTGCGAACCTTACATCGCAGGAAATGTAGGCAGCGGAACTGTTGAAGAAATGGCCAAATGGGTAGAATATCTTAATTTTGATGGGGTAAGCCCAATGACGGCCATCCGCAGCCAAAATGGTAGAGAAAAACCATGGAAAGTTTCTTTCTGGGGCGTAGGTAACGAAAGTTGGGGTTGCGGTGGCAACATGACACCAGCTTATTATTCTGATTTATACCGCAGGTATGCCACTTATGCACGCAATTATCCAGGTGCTCCGCTAAAAAGAATTGCCAGTGGAGCCAATTCAAGCGATTACAACTGGACTGAAACCTGTATGAAAAATATTGGTGACCAAATGTGGGGATTAACCTTGCACTACTACACACTTCCAACCGGAAACTGGGGCAAAAAAGGGTCAGCTACTAAATTTGATGAAGCACAATACTTTTCGACCATGAAAAACTGCTTGCATATGGAAGAACTGGTAAGCAAACACGCCGCAATAATGGATAAATACGATCCTAAAAAGAAGGTTGCTTTAGTGGTTGACGAATGGGGAATCTGGACCGATGTAGAGCCTGGTACTAACCCTGGTTTCTTATATCAGCAGAACAGTTTACGTGATGCTTTAATTGCAGGTACTACTTTGAATATCTTTAATAATCACTCAGATCGCGTTAAAATGGCCAATCTGGCGCAAACAGTAAACGTTTTACAGGCTTTAATCTTAACTGAAAAGGACAAAATGATCCTTACGCCTACTTATCATGTTTTTGATCTCTACAAAGTACATCAGGATGCCAAATATTTACCAATTGCCTTTACCAGTCCCGATTATGTTGTAGGCGATCAAAAAATCCCAGCCTTAAACGTTTCTGCTTCGCAGGATGCCAGTGGTGCTATCCATATTTCTTTGGTCAATTTAGATCCGAACAAAAAAATTGCGTTAAGTACCGTTTTAGATGGTTTGAAATGGAGCTCAGTTACAGGACAGATTTTAACCTCAGCTAAACTAACCGATGTAAACACGTTCAACGATTTGAACAAGGTGCACAATGCAAACTTTACAGGTGCAAGAAAATCAGGCAGTTTATTAAAAGTAGAATTACCTGCTCAATCTGTTGTTGTTCTCGAATTAAAATAAACTTATGAATACAAAATAACCAGCAAAATGCTGGTTATTGCTTTCTCTATTCAAATGGTTAAGGAGTAAACCAGATACAAAACTGAAAATCAGCCCTTAACATGATGCCTTTGGGCGGTTTCGTAATTGCTGTAGAACAAAAACAAAACAATGAAAAAACTAATATACCTTTCCATACTGCTGTTATCAACAGTCTGTAATGCCCAGGTACAGTCTAAAAAAGACGTTTATCTCTTTGCTTATTTTAAAGGCAATGGTGAGGATGGTTTACACCTTGCTTATAGTAACGATGCATACAATTGGACAGCGCTTAAAAACGATCAATCGTTCCTTAGCCCTACTGTAAGCAAAGATAAGCTAATGAGAGATCCCTGCATTATACGTGGGGCTGATGGCTTATTTCACATGGTTTGGACAGTAAGCTGGAAAGATAAAGGCATTGGTTATGCCAGCTCGAAAGACCTGATTAACTGGAGTGAACAACAGTTTTTACCCGTTATGATTAAAGAAGATGGCGCCAGGAACACATGGGCTCCCGAAATAACCTACGATAGCAGTACCAAAACCTATATGATTTATTGGGCAACCACCATTACAGGCAAATTTAACGAAACAGCTTCGACAGCAGAAAACGGCTACAACCATCGCTTATATTATGTTACCACTAAAGATTTCAAAACCTTTTCTGAAACTAAACTGCTCTACGATCCGGGCTTTAATGTTATCGATGCTACTATTGTGAAAGAAGGTAAACAGTTTATCATGTTTTTAAAAGACGAAACCCGTGAACCTGCTCAAAAGAATATCAAAATAGCCTATGCCAATCAGTTAACTGGCTCTTACAGTAAGGCAGGAAGTCCAATTACCGGAAATTACTGGGCTGAGGGACCAACAACCTTAAAAATCGGCAATAACTGGATGGTTTATTTCGATAAGTACCGCGATCATAAATATGGGGCAATCCAATCTGTAGATTTAAAAAACTGGACTGATGTTTCAGATAAAATCTCTTTACCAAAAGGTTTAAGGCATGGCACCATATTAACCATCAAAGAAAAAGAACTTGAGGCTTTATTAAAGCAATAAGGGTTAAGAAAGCGAAGTAATACCTGATTCTACGTGGTCTGTGAGGACACAGACCACATAAAATAAATCTACTTCAGCAACCTTACTTCATATATATTGGCTATAGCAGATCCCTGATCGGCAACGAATTTCACTTCTAAATCTGTTTTTAACAACGTTTTCGGAATTTGATATTCCTGCGTATAAAAAACATCGCCCTTGCTCCCATCTAACTTTACATTTTCAACAGCAACGCCATTGATCAGGATAGAGAAGTTTTTATTCTTTTCCTTTCCGAAATATGTTAAACTCAGCTTGGTGCCTAATAAATCTTTGTTCTTTAACACATAACTAAACCATGCTTTCCCATTTCTAAAATGCCTTTCCCGATAGGTTCCATTATCGGTTTGCTCACCTTTAAAATTATGATCCGATTCTGGCTGTTGCTCTCCGGTATTAATCAGATCGATGGTTTTCTGTTCCATTTTCATCTTTTCTTCTTCAGCCAACTTAATCGCCATCGCGCGTTTCGATAATGCTTCAGGACTACTGTAGGGAAAATAAACCACATAGCGCTTTTCGGCCAGGCTGTAAAAAGGAACTAATTTTAAGGATTTGTATTTGGGTTGATAGATTGCATTTCGAGCATTGAAAGTAAAACTGTTTTTATCAATCAATGTAATTTCGTCTGCTAAGGCATTTTTAGCTCCTGTAACGAGTGGTGCATCGCTAATCGGGAACAGTGCTCCCGAAGCAATATGCCCCATCCTGCTGCCATCAGCGGTTAAATTAGGCTGACTTAAAGTATCCATTGCCGCAGCAAGTACAATCGGGCCATGCAGAAAAGCCACCCAATCAGAACCATCAGGCATAAATTCAGTAGTGGTGTGCATCGGTAATGAAATATTAAGCACATCGCCAGCAGCCCAAACACGGTCGATACTGGCATAACCGTTTTCATCACTTTTTACCATTACCTTTTTTCCATTGACCAACACGGTCATTTTTCCCTTTTCTATCCAGGCTGGCTGACGGAAATGTAAAGCAAAACGCTGTTTGTTTTTTAATTGAAGTTTGAGTGTCGTATTTTCCGCATCAGGAAAAAGCGTTTGTTGTGTAAGCTGAATACCTTTTTCTTTCCAATTTAAAGTAGAAGGGATAAAAAGATTTACATAAAGATCATTTCCACTGTGTGCATAAATTAATTCGCCATATTTACCATGGCTCTCCAATCCCGAACCTACACAGCACCAGAAACTTTCCTGTGGACTTGAATAGGTACGGTAATGTCCTGGCCGCATTGGTGTAAAATATACAAAACCACCTTCTGGCCTTTGCGAAGAAAGGATGTGATTATAAAGTGTACGTTCGTAGTAATCAAGGTAAGTGTTTGAAGGAGCTGCTAAAAATAACTGTTTAGTAAGCTTCAGCATATTGTAAGAATTGCAGGTTTCAGGTCCTTCGCGCGATTCTGTCATCGAAGAAAAATCATTGGCTGGATGAAAATGTTCTCTAACGCTATTTCCGCCAATGGCTACGGTTCTATGTTCCACCACTGTTTTCCAAAAGAAAGCAGCTGCATTTGCCCAGGAAGGATCTTTGTCCAGCAAGGCAATCTGTTCAAAACCAATCACCTTAGGAATCTGCGTGTTTGCGTGCAAACCATTCAGCGCATCCGTATTTTTTAATAGTGGCTTTAAGATAGATTGATCTGAAAACCGTTTGGCCAACTGAAGGTACTTTTGGTTGCCCGTTATCGCGTAAACATGGGCGAAAGTTTCATTTAATCCGCCATGTTCGCTCTTTAATAATTCCTGTATTTGCTGATCGGATAAATTGGAGACCAGATCTACGCACCAATCCGTTAGTTTAATAAGCATCTGCTTTGCTTTTGTATTGCCTGCAACTGCGTAAGCATCGTAAAGCCCGGCATAAATTTTATGGATATTGTAAAGGGGCACCCATTTTCCATTTAGCGAAAAACTGGATGATTTTATATTTCCGGCTTTAATCTCTTTCCAGATATCCTTGCCTCCTGGGATCCCCGCCAAATACCCATCACCATTTTTAAGCTGACATTTATCCAGTTCGGCAATCATATATTCCAACCGCTCTTTTACTTTTATATCTCCGGTAGAAGCATACATTAAAGCAAGGGCCGATAAATAATGTCCGCCGATATGCCCATCTAAACCTGTGTTTTCCCAGTTTCCGTAAGATGCTGCCTTAGGCTTTAGCCCCGCTTCTCTTAAATATGGCGCCAGAAGTCTATCCGCATCCAGCGATAGCATATACTTTTTATCGGTTTCCTGAGCCTGTTTAAAAGGTCCTTCGAGTAATCGAACTTCTGTTAAATTAAATGGCTGCAAACTGGTTTGCCCAAATGCCGCTGCACACACCGATGCAAATAATACCGCAATAACTATTTTTTTCATTTCTATCTCTTTAATTACCATCTGGTTTAACCACACTGCTTTTCGGACTTTCTGGCCAATGCCAATTTGCCGGGTTATCTGGTTTTGCAGGATCAAATTTTGGTAGATCATCTACCAAATATTTGGCAATTCCCAATTGCTGCTCTTTAATGCCTAAAATAACACATTGCGCAATTTCATAAGCGCCATAAGGATTAAAGTGCGTATTATCGGCCAAAGCTTTATCCTGACCAGGATAACTGTTTGCTGGGTAATGAACAAAGGCTTTTTTAGATGCTTCTTCACCCAGGGCATTAAATAAAGTCGATGTCATGGCATTCAGATCGATTAAAGCCACTTGCTCTGCGGCGGCTACCTTTCGTGCTGCAGCAGGGAAATCACCAAGAGAATTTATAATTTTCCCCTCAGGGCCAAAAGATCTTCTGCTGGTTGAGGTTACCACCACCGGGATTCCGCCTTTTTTCTTCACTTTCGAAATGAATGTTTTTAACCTTTCGGTGTAAGATTTATAAGCGCCATCGTTTGGTCCTTTATCTTTTTGATCGTTATGTCCAAATTCGATAAACAGATAATCACCAGGCTTCATCACACTTAAAATCTTCGCTAATCGCTTGCTCCCCAAAAACGAGCCCAGTGTTAGGCCCGATTCGGCATGATTGGCAATGGCAACCCCTGGCTTAAAAAACCGCGGGATCATTTGCCCCCACGATGCCCAAGGCTCATCATCCTGGTTCACCACAGTTGAGTTCCCGGCTAAGAAAACAGTAACCTGGTCTTCAACCTTCGTAATTTCGAGTGCCTGTAGTGCCGTTTGATGGTCAAATTCCAGGGTCAGTTTATCATCCCAATCGAGTTTGGTAAGTTCGCGTGGTTTTAACGAAACCAGTTGGCCGTCAGCAATGTGTTTATCTTTAACGTTTACGATAAATGTTTTGGCTAGCGATTGCCCTGCAGAGGTTTTCACATTTTCGAGCATCAACCTTCTCGATTCTGCTTTTACTGTGCTTAACGCAGGGCCTTTCGGATCGCCAAGTGTAACTGTTATTTTGTAATTTCCTTCAGGAACTGCAACCGAAAAATAAAAAGGTTTATCACTTTTCACCAGATCTGATGTTAAAAAATTCTTCCCGCCATAATCTACCCCTCAACTTTCGAATCAAAATCGAAACCATAACCCTTTTCTTTACTGTAAGCATCGTTAGGTAAAATCTGTATATAGCCTTTGGCAATCTTTCCTGGTCCGAAATCGAATTTGTAGCTGTTTCTTTCCTGTGCCTGCGATAGATTGACCATTAAACCAAGGAAAATAAATGGTTTAATAAACTTTTGAATGCTCATATAGTTTGGATTTGCTGCACGGTCTGTTTCAACAGTCTTATTTATTCAGACCATTTTCTCATAAAATTTGAAATCTGGTTAATTAAACGTCGTATAGACGGTTATAATACAAATATATAAAAACAATTCCCATTTAAAGGATATTGAACAGTTGATTTAAAATTTAAGCATTTTCTATTTTAAAAGACCATCTTCCCCAACACAAAAACAGCAAACACACAATATTTACTACTAATTAAACATACACAATAAAGTAATTTAGAATACTAGTAAAATTTCGGCAATTTTGAATTAAAAACCCTTAGCAAAAACAAATACAATTGGATAACATTAAAAACACTATTCTTCAGATCAAAACGAATTAAAATTTGACACTTTTTTAATAAAAAAACAAAAAAAACATCAACACAAAACATAATAAATCAACTAATTACAAAAATAATTCATAAATTAACCCATTATTAATATTAACCCAATGTAAGGCCGCTTCTTTTGTATATGAAATTAAAATAAACCATATTAAGAAGCATAATTAAATACATTAATGAGAATTTTGTTCATAAAATTCATTTTTTAATGAAAAAACAAGGCACTTTTCAAGCGCCTGTTCAGTTCATTCATTTATAAATTTTTGAAACAATTTGACTTAACCAAGTCGTATATTAGTCTAATTAATCATACACACTAATTGCAGCGCTAAAAACCTGTGTTATTGCGTATTACGGTGAGCATAAAGAACCATTATGCCTCACTTAAATCATCCACCAAACAGAAGATTAGAATCAAAATCTAAAGCCATGAACAAACACGCCATTATTGGAGTAACTCCCTTCGAAATCCCTGACAGTAGATTGGTTTCCAATTTACAAAAAGCAGATTGCTTTCCGGTTCTCAGTCTTGGACATAGTAAAAATGAAGCTGAAAAAGCCCTTCAAGCCCTAATAGAAGTAGGCATATCAGATTTCGGTGTTAGCATCAATTCAACAGAATTAGCAAATATTGATCTTCCAGCACAAGTAAGCTTAATTATTGCACCTTATGATTTCGTGCTGAAACGTAAAACAACTGCAAAAATTATCTATCAGGTTTACGACCTTCAATCGGCATTAGCTGCCCAGGCAAACGGTGCGGATGGAATTATTGTAAAAGGAAATGAAGGTGCCGGCCGCGTAGCATACGAATCTTCTTTTGTTCTTTTTCAGCGGATTATTAAAGAAATTTCTTCCATTCCGGTTTGGATTCAGGGGGGCGTAGGTATTCACACGGCAGCCGCTTTAATGGCACAAGGCGCAGCGGGAATCATTTTAGATAGCCAACTTACCTTATTTCCAGAATGTTCAGCTCCTGAAGATTTAAAAACTATTTGTGGTAAGTTAAGCGGAACTGAAACCAAACTGATTGATAATTGCCGCATATTGGCCCGTCCCAATTCACCGGCATTGGCAGAAGATATAGATTATAATGATCTTCAAAAGTACTTTAAAGGTTACGACCTGGAAACCAATTACCTTCCAATGGGTCAGGATATTGCCTTATCGATTGATCTGGTAACTAAATACAAAAAGCTCGATAAACTGGTTTTTGGAATAAAAGAGGCCATATATGGCCATTTAAAACAAGCCAAAGCCATCAATGTAATAAAGGCAAACAATTCGTTGGCCAAAGATTTAAATATCACCTACCCTATTGCGCAGGGCCCTATGACCAGGGTAAGCGATGTTGCTCCATTTGCTGATGCCGTTTCGGAAGCTGGAGCCTTATCGTTTATTGCCTTATCCTTATTAAAAGGAGCATCGGCAAAAGGCCTGATTGATGAAACTAAAAAATTGGCAGGCGAAAAAACCTGGGGGGTAGGTATTTTAGGTTTTGCACCACAAGAGCTTAGAGATGAACAACAGGAATATATCTTAAATGCAAAACCTCCTGTTCTGTTAATTGCCGGTGGAAGGCCTTCGCAGGCTAAACCTTTTGAAAAAGCGGGCATCAAAACCTTTCTCCATGTGCCCTCTGCCTCGCTTTTAGATATGTTTTTAAAAGAAGGTGCTAAACGCTTTGTATTCGAAGGTCGCGAATGTGGTGGTCACGTCGGCCCACTATCTAGCATGGTATTGTGGGAAAAACAGATCGAACGTTTGTTAAAAGAAGAAAATCCGGAAAATATTAGCGTTTTCTTTGCCGGCGGTATCCATGATGCTTTTTCTACTGCATTTATTTCGGTAATGGCTGCTCCTTTGGCCGCTAAAGGAATGAAAATTGGTGTATTAATGGGCACGGCATACTTATACACCAAAGAAGCTGTTAGTACGGGTGCCATTTTAGATAAATTCCAGCAGGAGGCTATGCAGGCAAACGAAACCGTTTTGCTCGAAACTGCGCCAGGACACGAAACCAGGTGTTTAAACTCTTCATTTGCCACTTTCTTTAACGAAGAAAAAAAGAAGTTACAGGCTGAGGGAATGGATAAAAAAGAAATCTGGTCGAAACTGGAAACATTAAATGTTGGCCGTTTACGTATTGCTGCAAAGGGTATAGAAAGACGTGGCGATGAACTGGTAAAAATCGACGAAGCTGAACAAACTGACCTGGGCATGTACATGATCGGCCAGATTGCACCTATGCATAAAGAGGTGATGTCGTTGCTTGATCTTCATCAGGATGTAGCCAACGAAAACTATACGCACATTTTAAATGCCACACTTCCTGCACCTCCTGTTAACAAGGCAAAAGCACTTGATGTGGCCATTGTAGGTATGGCCTGTATTTTCCCGGGCGCTAAAAACCTCGAAGAATACTGGCGCAACATTATTTTGGGCAAGGATTCGGTAACGGAAGTGCCGGATGAAAGATGGAATAAAGAACTGTATTATAACCCTGATTCTACTGATGGCGATATGTCGCACTCAAAATGGGGCGGTTTTATACCAAGAATAGATTTTGATCCTTTAGAATTTGGTATCCCGCCACAGTCGCTTGCAGCTATAGAACCCACCCAACTACTTACCTTAATGGTGGCCAAACAGGCCATGCAGCATGCAGGTTATGCTGATGGTGGTGTAGACAATGAAAATGTTTCGGTAATTATTGGTGCCGAAGGTGGAAACGACCTCGCCAACAGCTATAGTTTTAGGGGCTATTACAAGCAGATGTTTGGCGATATGCCGGCTGAAGTAGATGCTGCCTTACCAAAAACAACCGAAGATTCTTTCCCTGGTATTTTGGCGAATGTAATTTCAGGCAGAATCACCAACAGGTTAAACCTGGGCGGCAGAAATTACACTGTTGATGCGGCCTGTGCTTCTTCGCTTGCTGCAATCGATCTGGCCTGCCAAGAGTTATTTTTAGAGAAATCGGATATGGTTTTGGCTGGAGGAGCGGATTTGCATAATGGTATTAACGATTACCTCATGTTCTCGAGTACACATGCCCTTTCTAAAAAAGGAAGGTGCGCCACTTTTGATGCTGAAGCAGATGGAATTGCACTTGGCGAAGGTATTGCCATGATCGTATTAAAAAGATATGATGATGCTTTACGCGATGGTGATACCATTTATTCTATTATTAAAGGTGTTGGCGGATCGAGCGATGGCAAAAGCCTTGGTTTAACTGCACCACGCAAAAACGGACAGGTAAATGCATTAGAAAGGGCTTATAGTCAGGCTGGGATTACACCTTCTTTGATTGGTTTGGTAGAAGCACATGGTACAGGTACTGTGGTAGGCGATAAAACAGAAATCAGCGCATTAACCGATATGCTCAACCAATCGGGTGCAACCGCCGGACAAACGCATTTAGGCTCTGTGAAAACGCAGATCGGCCATACCAAATGTGCAGCCGGTATTGCGGGATTAATCAAAGCATCATTATCGGTTTACCATGGCATTAAACCACCTACTATTAATTTAAAAACCCCTAACAGCTTTTATAATGCACAAACCAGTCCTTTCGCTTTCCATACCGAAGCTGGTTTATGGATGGAAGAAAAAAGATATGCTGGCGTTAGTGCCTTTGGTTTTGGTGGAACAAATTTCCATGCGGTATTAGAAAGCGCAAAAAATACAGAAGATAAAAATTCGATATTAAAATCGTGGCCATCTGAACTTTTTGTTTTCAGGGGCAATACCTATGAGGAAGCTAAAAATCGCGTAATCTCGGTAAAAAATCTCTTAGAACTGAACGATCAGATCGAATTGAAAGATATTGCCTATAGTTTAGCAACTGCAGATACCAAACCTGTTCAATTGAGCATCGTTGCCAACCACGCGGAGGATCTGGTAATGAAAATCGATCTTGTTCTATCTGGTGTAGAAAGTAAAGATACTTACCTTACCCAAAAACAGGATGGCAAGGTTGCTTTCATGTTCCCGGGGCAGGGAAGCCAGCGGATAAATATGGCAAGGGATCTTTTTGTGGTTTTTCCTGAAATGAGAAAACTGTTGAAAGCTTATCCTGAATATGAAAAAATCCTTTTCCCAAATACTGTATTCAATGATGCAGATGCGAAAGCACAAAAAGAACGCATAAAAGATACCCGCATGGCACAACCGCTATTGGGTATTGTTGATCTGGCCATTGCCAACTTCTTAAAATCATTGGGTATTGTGCCTGATATGGTTGCCGGCCACAGTTATGGAGAATTACCAGCACTTTGTTTTGCTGGCGCTTTTGAGGAAGAAGCCTTGGTTTACCTGAGTGCAGAACGGGCAAAAGCCATTTTAAATGCTGTTGAAAATGGAGATCCGGGTACCATGCTTGCCGTGAGTGCAAAACCGGAAGATCTTGCGCAATACTTGGGCGATATTGCCTCTGTTTATCCGGTAAATTTTAATGCGCCAACCCAATGTGTAATTGCTGGCAGCACTGAAGCCATCGGAAAATTAGCAGCAGTACTAAAAGAAGCCAAAATATCTTTCCGCCCGCTTGAAGTGGCCTGTGCTTTCCACAGTCCATTGGTGGCCAAATCGAAACAGCTTTACCAACAAGTGCTTTCTGGCGTAAACTTTAATGATCTAAAAATTCCGGTATGGTCTAACACCACGGCAAAAGAATACCCAACTGAAGCTGCCGCTGTAAAAGAACGTTTGACCGACCATTTAATAAAACCTGTCCTTTTTGTTGATGAGCTTAGGGATATGTATGCTGCCGGAGCCAGGGTTTTCGTAGAAGTTGGCCCTGGCAAGGTGCTAAGCGGATTAACCAAATCCTGCGTCGGCAAAGACGAAGTGATTTTACATACCGAAGATCAAGGTCAGAACAAACTCAGCAATTTACTGGGTACACTTGCTGGCTACATGGCTACAGGTCGCGAAATCAAGCTCGAAAAATTATTCGAAGGGCGTTCAGTTAAAATCATCAATCTCGACGAACCCTCAATTTACAAAAAAAGTCCTGCCATTTGGTATGTAAATGGTCAGCATGCTGTTCCATCAACAGGTAAACTTCCTGCAAATGGTGCATCCCCTATTACTAAACCGATTATCCTTATGAATAACACCTCTACACTAACTGAAAATCAACAAGTTAATAACTCATCCAAAGACTTGATGATGCAGGAGTACCTGCACAGCATGAAAATGCTGATCCAGGCACAACGTGATGTGATGCTTTCCTTTTTAGGACAGGCGCCCGCGATGTCTACGCAAATCATTAATCAGCCTTTAACATCATATCAGGTGCCTCAACCGCTTCGTACCGAAAATCAGATCACGGTCAAACAGGAAATACCACAAATTGAGGTAATAACACCTGTAGCTGCACAAAAAGATTTAAAATTGGTGCTGTTGCAGATCGTGAGCGATAAAACCGGCTATCCGCAGGAAATGCTGGGTATGGAAATGGATCTTGAAGCCGACTTAAGTATCGATTCGATCAAACGCGTCGA
The nucleotide sequence above comes from Pedobacter riviphilus. Encoded proteins:
- a CDS encoding alpha-N-arabinofuranosidase, whose translation is MMKKLLLSATLFCSSILVQAQKETQLTIKPAGDQVVSKHIYGHFSEHLGRCIYDGFWVGENSTIPNKGRIRLDIVEALKKIKVPNLRWPGGCFADEYHWRDGIGPRNQRPKMVNTNWGGVTEDNSFGTHEFLDLCQMLDCEPYIAGNVGSGTVEEMAKWVEYLNFDGVSPMTAIRSQNGREKPWKVSFWGVGNESWGCGGNMTPAYYSDLYRRYATYARNYPGAPLKRIASGANSSDYNWTETCMKNIGDQMWGLTLHYYTLPTGNWGKKGSATKFDEAQYFSTMKNCLHMEELVSKHAAIMDKYDPKKKVALVVDEWGIWTDVEPGTNPGFLYQQNSLRDALIAGTTLNIFNNHSDRVKMANLAQTVNVLQALILTEKDKMILTPTYHVFDLYKVHQDAKYLPIAFTSPDYVVGDQKIPALNVSASQDASGAIHISLVNLDPNKKIALSTVLDGLKWSSVTGQILTSAKLTDVNTFNDLNKVHNANFTGARKSGSLLKVELPAQSVVVLELK
- a CDS encoding glycoside hydrolase family 43 protein, whose protein sequence is MKKLIYLSILLLSTVCNAQVQSKKDVYLFAYFKGNGEDGLHLAYSNDAYNWTALKNDQSFLSPTVSKDKLMRDPCIIRGADGLFHMVWTVSWKDKGIGYASSKDLINWSEQQFLPVMIKEDGARNTWAPEITYDSSTKTYMIYWATTITGKFNETASTAENGYNHRLYYVTTKDFKTFSETKLLYDPGFNVIDATIVKEGKQFIMFLKDETREPAQKNIKIAYANQLTGSYSKAGSPITGNYWAEGPTTLKIGNNWMVYFDKYRDHKYGAIQSVDLKNWTDVSDKISLPKGLRHGTILTIKEKELEALLKQ
- a CDS encoding glycoside hydrolase family 127 protein, producing the protein MKKIVIAVLFASVCAAAFGQTSLQPFNLTEVRLLEGPFKQAQETDKKYMLSLDADRLLAPYLREAGLKPKAASYGNWENTGLDGHIGGHYLSALALMYASTGDIKVKERLEYMIAELDKCQLKNGDGYLAGIPGGKDIWKEIKAGNIKSSSFSLNGKWVPLYNIHKIYAGLYDAYAVAGNTKAKQMLIKLTDWCVDLVSNLSDQQIQELLKSEHGGLNETFAHVYAITGNQKYLQLAKRFSDQSILKPLLKNTDALNGLHANTQIPKVIGFEQIALLDKDPSWANAAAFFWKTVVEHRTVAIGGNSVREHFHPANDFSSMTESREGPETCNSYNMLKLTKQLFLAAPSNTYLDYYERTLYNHILSSQRPEGGFVYFTPMRPGHYRTYSSPQESFWCCVGSGLESHGKYGELIYAHSGNDLYVNLFIPSTLNWKEKGIQLTQQTLFPDAENTTLKLQLKNKQRFALHFRQPAWIEKGKMTVLVNGKKVMVKSDENGYASIDRVWAAGDVLNISLPMHTTTEFMPDGSDWVAFLHGPIVLAAAMDTLSQPNLTADGSRMGHIASGALFPISDAPLVTGAKNALADEITLIDKNSFTFNARNAIYQPKYKSLKLVPFYSLAEKRYVVYFPYSSPEALSKRAMAIKLAEEEKMKMEQKTIDLINTGEQQPESDHNFKGEQTDNGTYRERHFRNGKAWFSYVLKNKDLLGTKLSLTYFGKEKNKNFSILINGVAVENVKLDGSKGDVFYTQEYQIPKTLLKTDLEVKFVADQGSAIANIYEVRLLK
- a CDS encoding rhamnogalacturonan acetylesterase: MKSDKPFYFSVAVPEGNYKITVTLGDPKGPALSTVKAESRRLMLENVKTSAGQSLAKTFIVNVKDKHIADGQLVSLKPRELTKLDWDDKLTLEFDHQTALQALEITKVEDQVTVFLAGNSTVVNQDDEPWASWGQMIPRFFKPGVAIANHAESGLTLGSFLGSKRLAKILSVMKPGDYLFIEFGHNDQKDKGPNDGAYKSYTERLKTFISKVKKKGGIPVVVTSTSRRSFGPEGKIINSLGDFPAAARKVAAAEQVALIDLNAMTSTLFNALGEEASKKAFVHYPANSYPGQDKALADNTHFNPYGAYEIAQCVILGIKEQQLGIAKYLVDDLPKFDPAKPDNPANWHWPESPKSSVVKPDGN